The following proteins are encoded in a genomic region of Oncorhynchus keta strain PuntledgeMale-10-30-2019 chromosome 8, Oket_V2, whole genome shotgun sequence:
- the LOC118386939 gene encoding dnaJ homolog subfamily C member 5-like isoform X2, with protein sequence MATAGAGPGTAEPNRPGPQRKMSTTGESLYKVLGLEKGASADDIKRAYRKLALKYHPDKNPDNPEAADKFKEINNANSILNDDGKRRIYEEYGSMGLYVSEQFGEESVKYYFLMSKWWFKTMAVCCTVFSCCCCCCCCCFCCGKCKPPEEDDHYQYVDPEDLEAQIKAETDGGLRAPIVIQPHSITVEVPETSQPAASQPTSKPQQ encoded by the exons ATGGCCACGGCAGGCGCAGGACCAGGCACAGCAGAGCCAAATCGGCCAGGCCCCCAGAGGAAGATGTCCACCACAGGGGAAAGCCTGTACAAGGTGCTAGGCCTGGAGAAAGGAGCTTCTGCTGATGACATCAAGAGAGCTTACAG GAAATTAGCATTGAAGTACCACCCAGACAAGAACCCAGACAACCCGGAGGCTGCAGATAAGTTTAAAGAGATCAACAACGCCAACTCCATCCTGAACGATGACGGCAAGAGGAGGATCTACGAAGAGTATGGCTCCATGGGTCTCTACGTGTCCGAGCAGTTTGGAGAGGAGAGCGTCAAATACTACTTCCTCATGTCCAAGTGGTGGTTTAAG ACCATGGCCGTGTGCTGCACCGtcttctcctgctgctgttgctgctgctgttgctgtttcTGCTGTGGGAAGTGCAAGCCGCCGGAGGAGGATGATCACTACCAGTATGTGGACCCAGAGGACCTGGAGGCCCAGATCAAAGCAGAGACGGACGGAG GTCTGCGTGCCCCTATCGTGATCCAGCCGCATTCCATCACCGTTGAGGTTCCAGAGACCTCCCAGcctgcagccagccagcccacCTCCAAGCCCCAGCAGTGA
- the LOC118386939 gene encoding dnaJ homolog subfamily C member 5-like isoform X3, giving the protein MATAGAGPGTAEPNRPGPQRKMSTTGESLYKVLGLEKGASADDIKRAYRKLALKYHPDKNPDNPEAADKFKEINNANSILNDDGKRRIYEEYGSMGLYVSEQFGEESVKYYFLMSKWWFKTMAVCCTVFSCCCCCCCCCFCCGKCKPPEEDDHYQYVDPEDLEAQIKAETDGGQ; this is encoded by the exons ATGGCCACGGCAGGCGCAGGACCAGGCACAGCAGAGCCAAATCGGCCAGGCCCCCAGAGGAAGATGTCCACCACAGGGGAAAGCCTGTACAAGGTGCTAGGCCTGGAGAAAGGAGCTTCTGCTGATGACATCAAGAGAGCTTACAG GAAATTAGCATTGAAGTACCACCCAGACAAGAACCCAGACAACCCGGAGGCTGCAGATAAGTTTAAAGAGATCAACAACGCCAACTCCATCCTGAACGATGACGGCAAGAGGAGGATCTACGAAGAGTATGGCTCCATGGGTCTCTACGTGTCCGAGCAGTTTGGAGAGGAGAGCGTCAAATACTACTTCCTCATGTCCAAGTGGTGGTTTAAG ACCATGGCCGTGTGCTGCACCGtcttctcctgctgctgttgctgctgctgttgctgtttcTGCTGTGGGAAGTGCAAGCCGCCGGAGGAGGATGATCACTACCAGTATGTGGACCCAGAGGACCTGGAGGCCCAGATCAAAGCAGAGACGGACGGAG GACAGTGA
- the LOC118386939 gene encoding dnaJ homolog subfamily C member 5-like isoform X1, whose protein sequence is MATAGAGPGTAEPNRPGPQRKMSTTGESLYKVLGLEKGASADDIKRAYRKLALKYHPDKNPDNPEAADKFKEINNANSILNDDGKRRIYEEYGSMGLYVSEQFGEESVKYYFLMSKWWFKTMAVCCTVFSCCCCCCCCCFCCGKCKPPEEDDHYQYVDPEDLEAQIKAETDGGDTVIIVQPIPVPIAVSSPVAESISLGPAISLGPAISLGPAISLGPAISLGPAISLGPAISLGPASPVGDNPTSPVAAENPGETLPESK, encoded by the exons ATGGCCACGGCAGGCGCAGGACCAGGCACAGCAGAGCCAAATCGGCCAGGCCCCCAGAGGAAGATGTCCACCACAGGGGAAAGCCTGTACAAGGTGCTAGGCCTGGAGAAAGGAGCTTCTGCTGATGACATCAAGAGAGCTTACAG GAAATTAGCATTGAAGTACCACCCAGACAAGAACCCAGACAACCCGGAGGCTGCAGATAAGTTTAAAGAGATCAACAACGCCAACTCCATCCTGAACGATGACGGCAAGAGGAGGATCTACGAAGAGTATGGCTCCATGGGTCTCTACGTGTCCGAGCAGTTTGGAGAGGAGAGCGTCAAATACTACTTCCTCATGTCCAAGTGGTGGTTTAAG ACCATGGCCGTGTGCTGCACCGtcttctcctgctgctgttgctgctgctgttgctgtttcTGCTGTGGGAAGTGCAAGCCGCCGGAGGAGGATGATCACTACCAGTATGTGGACCCAGAGGACCTGGAGGCCCAGATCAAAGCAGAGACGGACGGAG GTGACACGGTAATCATTGTCCAGCCCATACCTGTACCTATAGCTGTATCGAGCCCTGTGGCTGAGAGCATCAGCCTAGGCCCTGCCATCAGCCTAGGCCCTGCCATCAGCCTAGGCCCTGCCATCAGCCTAGGCCCTGCCATCAGCCTAGGCCCTGCCATCAGCCTAGGCCCTGCCATCAGCCTAGGCCCTGCCAGTCCAGTAGGTGACAACCCGACCAGTCCAGTGGCTGCTGAGAACCCAGGCGAAACGCTGCCGGAGTCTAAATGA